GAGTGGTACTTACTGGCAAATGAAGCATCGTGGCTGTAAAGATAACAGATGCACCCGATAGATCTGCTGCGAATCCATTAATGGGATCAATCTTAAAAATCTTGGTTCCCATCGTCTTGATGATTTTCCAGCCCCCGATGGACGTGCCCAGCGCCATGGCTGTAGCGGCTGAAATTTTTACCCACATCGGTACTTCCAAATGATCCTGATAGCCTGCTGAGACAAGTGCAAATGTGATAATTCCCATCGCTTTCTGAGCATCATTCGTACCATGCGTGAACGATTGAAGTGCTGCCGTAATGACCTGCATCGTTCGAAATCCCTTGTTTACCGTATGCGGACTGCGATAAGCGAAGATGTATTTCAAAATCATCATCACGATGTAACCGATAACGAAAGCAATCAGTGGGGAGAACACAAGTCCCTCCACAATTTCGATAAAGCCGCTCCAATTTAACTTATCTGCTCCGGCCCCCACATACACCGCTCCGGCCAGCGCACCAATGAGCGCATGGGAAGAGGATGAAGGAATGCCGAACCACCAGGTTAGAAGATTCCAGATAATCGCTGCGATCAGCGTCGCAATGACGATATCAATCCCATTCGTAAGCTTGGCAGGATTAGCAACGCTCCCGCCAATCGTCTTGGCAACCCCCGTGAACATGATGGCACCGAGAAAGTTCATAATCGCAGCCATAATAATTGCACGCCGAGGCGTCAAGGCACGGGTCGACACCGAAGTTGCAATCGCGTTCGCCGTATCATGAAATCCATTAATAAAATCGAATGCCAGAGCAAGAAAAATAACAATACCCAGTACCAGTAAACTTGTATCCATGTAAAAGGACTCCCTTACGAGTTACGCATAATGATGGATTCCAGCATATTTGCAACATCCTCGCATGAATCCGTTGTCGTTTCAAGGCGTTCGTACAGTTCTTTGCGTTTGATCAGCTCAATAGGATCAGTTACAGTTGCAAACAGGTTTTTGATGCAAATACGCAACAATTCATCCCCCTGATTTTCCAAATCATTCAGGCGAATGGTGTACTCACGAATAGCCAGCAATTTCTTTTGCGAAAGCAAATGTACAGCCTTCTGAATTTCATAAGCTGATTGACGCAAAATATCAGCGAACTGCACAATATACTCGTCCGGCTCCGTAATGTTATACATATAAAAACGTGAGGCTGTTGCTTCCAGACCATCCAGCACATCATCCATGGTTGTTGTCAGTTCCATGATATCGTCGCGTTCCAGCGGCGTGATAAAGGTCTTGTTCAGCTCAGT
This DNA window, taken from Paenibacillus kribbensis, encodes the following:
- a CDS encoding inorganic phosphate transporter; this encodes MDTSLLVLGIVIFLALAFDFINGFHDTANAIATSVSTRALTPRRAIIMAAIMNFLGAIMFTGVAKTIGGSVANPAKLTNGIDIVIATLIAAIIWNLLTWWFGIPSSSSHALIGALAGAVYVGAGADKLNWSGFIEIVEGLVFSPLIAFVIGYIVMMILKYIFAYRSPHTVNKGFRTMQVITAALQSFTHGTNDAQKAMGIITFALVSAGYQDHLEVPMWVKISAATAMALGTSIGGWKIIKTMGTKIFKIDPINGFAADLSGASVIFTATMLHLPVSTTHAITSAILGVGSAKRFSAVRWSLAGRIVITWVITIPISALLAGLIFKILF
- a CDS encoding DUF47 domain-containing protein, with the protein product MRLKKKDIFFETLENMADTIVQAADYFAQHTSNLQDVTLFTNEMKKYENKCDDYTHTIITELNKTFITPLERDDIMELTTTMDDVLDGLEATASRFYMYNITEPDEYIVQFADILRQSAYEIQKAVHLLSQKKLLAIREYTIRLNDLENQGDELLRICIKNLFATVTDPIELIKRKELYERLETTTDSCEDVANMLESIIMRNS